Proteins from one Carcharodon carcharias isolate sCarCar2 chromosome 19, sCarCar2.pri, whole genome shotgun sequence genomic window:
- the LOC121291741 gene encoding zinc-binding protein A33-like produces MKVKLRSTTEMAASKHILTLSEDLTCSICLALFVEPVRLDCDHNFCKSCIQKCWGKQSQAVSCPECRVVFLQGSFTSNRVLANLCEKTRQLDLKPDREAVGSHCEEHDEKLKLFCEDDLSLICVICRDSPAHSEHSFLPVGDAVKKYKNKLKSSLGSIEEVVKQGSDLTQLQERKIAELDEFTRTLEEDISTQFAKIHRYLEDKEKHLIRELRRQKEEDLRQMEENLKIIERALMIFDTASNLCVDNEQQDNISFLKELKEVTEKVYGLASRYPDKEEEEEGGAEADEDEEILEFQRRKYPGFPGPLFYPMWKEMKQVMFPVSSSLTLDPNTAHPDLILSEDLTSVKSSDRRNPMRPDNPKRFDVCLCVLGSQGFTSGKHYWEVEVGDKTDWDVGVARESANRKGGLKLAPEDGYWALWLRKGNEYKAIDSVTLTPSVNPRTIGVYLDYEGGQVTFYNADDMSILHTLTGTFTEQLFPYFYPGLYNDGKNAAPLKLRHFEK; encoded by the exons ATGAAAGTGAAATTAAGATCAACAACGGAGATGGCTGCCAGTAAACACATCTTAACCCTGTCCGAGGATTTAACCTGCTCcatctgcctggctctgtttgtgGAGCCGGTGCGGCTGGACTGTGATCACAACTTCTGTAAATCCTGTATCCAGAAGTGTTGGGGAAAGCAGAGTCAGGCTGTGTCCTGCCCGGAATGTCGAGTAGTTTTCCTCCAGGGAAGTTTCACTAGCAACAGGGTGTTGGCTAATCTCTGTGAGAAAACTCGACAGCTGGATCTGAAGCCGGACCGAGAGGCGGTGGGGTCTCACTGTGAGGAACATGACGAGAAGCTGAAGCTCTTCTGTGAGGACGATCTGTCCCTGATCTGTGTCATTTGTAGAGATTCACCCGCACATTCGGAGCACAGCTTCCTGCCTGTTGGGGATGCGGTGAAAAAGTACAAG AACAAGCTGAAATCATCCTTGGGTTCCATTGAGGAAGTcgtgaaacagggaagtgactTAACACAGCTACaggagagaaagattgcagaactggAT GAATTCACTAGAACCCTGGAGGAAGACATCTCCACACAATTTGCCAAAATCCATCGATATCTTGAAGACAAAGAAAAACATTTGATCAGAGAGCTGAGGAGACAAAAGGAGGAAGATCTGCGACAAATGGAGGAGAACCTGAAAATAATTGAAAGGGCTCTGATGATTTTTGACACTGCATCAAACCTCTGTGTAGACAATGAGCAGCAGGACAATATCTCTTTTCTCAAG GAACTGAAAGAAGTTACTGAAAAGGTCTACGGCCTTGCTTCAAG GTACCCGGataaagaggaggaagaggaaggtggtGCAGAGGCAGATGAAGATGAGGAAATACTGGAGTTTCAAAGACGGAAGTACCCAGGATTTCCAGGCCCGCTATTCTACCCAATGTGGAAGGAAATGAAACAGGTCATGTTTCCAG TTTCATCCTCATTGACCCTGGACCCAAACACAGCTCATCCTGACCTCATCCTGTCTGAAGACTTGACCAGTGTGAAAAGCAGTGACAGAAGAAACCCGATGCGTCCTGATAATCCGAAGAGATTtgatgtgtgtctttgtgtcctGGGGTCACAGGGATTCACATCAGGGAAACATTACTGGGAGGTGGAGGTCGGAGACAAGACTGACTGGGACGTGGGTGTGGCCAGAGAGTCAGCTAATAGGAAGGGTGGGCTAAAACTGGCTCCTGAAGATGGTTACTGGGCTTTGTGGTTGAGAAAAGGGAATGAATATAAAGCTATCGATTCAGTCACCCTGACCCCGAGTGTAAACCCCAGGACCATCGGTGTTTACCTGGACTATGAGGGAGGACAGGTGACCTTTTACAATGCTGATGATATGtccattctccacactctcactgGCACATTCACTGAGCAACTCTTTCCTTATTTCTATCCTGGATTGTACAACGATGGTAAAAATGCTGCTCCTCTTAAACTGCGTCATTTTGAAAAGTAG